A single genomic interval of Candidatus Bathyarchaeia archaeon harbors:
- a CDS encoding sugar kinase produces the protein MSSLKIKGEEECRLDLLTLGECMIRLSPPGHGRLEFASTLEVWVGGGEYNVAYAGSRLGLRTGWVGRLVENPLGYLIRNHARAAGVDVSNVVWVPYDGVGKRDRIGLNFTEVGTGVRASVTLYDRGHSAASHMKPGEVNWKKIFSDGVRWFHTGGIFTALSETCAEVAKEALEEAHKAGVVTSYDLNFRSKLWSSEQAQKTTKGLVEYVDVLIGNEEDFEKVLGFKVKGVDEAYRKLEVESYKRMVSEVVQTYPHVQVIGTTLREVVSGLLNNWSAILYYGREFYESRRYENLEIEDRVGGGDGFTSGLIYGFLRGLTPRETVEFGAAHGALLQSTRGDTSQVTLEEVKYVAAGGTARIKR, from the coding sequence ATGAGTAGTTTGAAGATTAAGGGAGAAGAAGAATGCAGGTTAGACTTGCTCACCCTAGGCGAGTGCATGATAAGGCTGTCACCGCCCGGCCATGGGAGGCTGGAGTTCGCTTCTACGCTGGAGGTTTGGGTTGGAGGAGGGGAGTATAACGTGGCGTACGCGGGGTCTAGGCTTGGGTTAAGAACTGGCTGGGTAGGTCGGCTGGTGGAAAACCCGTTAGGATATTTGATAAGGAACCACGCGAGAGCCGCCGGGGTGGATGTGTCCAACGTTGTTTGGGTACCTTACGATGGAGTCGGGAAAAGGGATCGCATTGGACTGAACTTTACTGAGGTGGGCACAGGTGTTAGGGCAAGCGTAACTCTCTATGATAGGGGTCACAGCGCCGCATCCCACATGAAGCCTGGGGAAGTGAACTGGAAAAAAATTTTTTCCGATGGGGTGAGATGGTTCCACACAGGAGGGATTTTCACAGCCCTCTCCGAAACATGCGCTGAAGTCGCGAAGGAAGCCTTAGAGGAAGCTCATAAAGCCGGTGTCGTCACAAGCTACGACCTAAACTTCAGATCCAAACTTTGGTCCAGCGAGCAAGCGCAGAAAACCACTAAGGGACTAGTAGAGTACGTCGATGTTTTGATCGGAAACGAAGAGGACTTCGAGAAGGTTCTAGGCTTTAAGGTGAAAGGCGTCGATGAGGCATACCGTAAGCTTGAAGTGGAAAGCTACAAGAGAATGGTTAGTGAAGTCGTCCAAACATACCCCCACGTCCAAGTGATAGGAACAACCCTAAGAGAGGTTGTATCGGGTTTACTGAACAATTGGAGCGCTATCTTATACTATGGCCGGGAATTCTATGAGTCTAGGCGGTATGAAAACTTGGAAATAGAGGATAGAGTAGGGGGAGGAGACGGGTTCACCAGTGGATTAATCTACGGTTTTCTTAGAGGTTTAACGCCTCGGGAAACTGTCGAGTTCGGAGCAGCGCATGGGGCCCTTCTTCAATCAACTAGAGGAGACACCTCCCAAGTAACATTAGAGGAGGTTAAATACGTGGCGGCGGGCGGAACAGCGAGGATAAAACGCTAG
- a CDS encoding zinc-binding dehydrogenase, whose protein sequence is MVKAAVLTGPEKPFEIRTFPMPEVERGAVLLSVEMASVCGTDLHIYRGRRAVSYPSILGHEGVGRVYRLGEGLTSDAAGNPLTEGDRVIFSHVIACGKCYYCVVRQDPQGCLNRKYYGYASCRDPPHLNGTYAEYIYLSPGTPIFKVPDTLSDEVVSPATCALITMIEGLETVKVNIADNVLIQGAGALGLYGVALAKEMGAYKVIVVEQSDFRIRQALEFGADHIIDLKEYGTPEERVKRVKELTDGFGPDLILECTGSPSVIAEGLEMGRDPSRYLLIGTASEAGSVSINPTRITLKRMKLYGGKAAAVRHVNLLKALRFLERHVDKYPFDKIISNKFKLEEVNKAINAMEKREVGKAALIP, encoded by the coding sequence ATGGTTAAGGCTGCGGTTTTAACGGGTCCTGAAAAACCATTTGAAATCCGAACCTTCCCTATGCCAGAGGTTGAGAGGGGAGCGGTTTTGCTTAGTGTGGAGATGGCTAGCGTATGCGGCACAGATCTTCACATCTACCGGGGGAGGAGAGCGGTATCCTATCCTTCGATATTGGGGCATGAAGGCGTTGGGCGAGTTTACAGGCTGGGAGAGGGGTTAACCTCCGACGCTGCTGGCAACCCCCTAACGGAGGGGGACCGTGTCATATTCAGCCATGTAATCGCCTGTGGGAAATGCTATTACTGTGTGGTGAGACAGGACCCTCAGGGATGTCTAAACAGAAAATACTATGGATACGCTTCGTGCAGGGATCCTCCTCATTTGAACGGAACCTACGCTGAATACATCTATTTAAGCCCTGGAACGCCGATTTTTAAGGTTCCGGACACGCTTTCCGATGAGGTGGTGTCGCCTGCCACGTGCGCGTTGATTACCATGATCGAGGGCTTGGAAACCGTGAAAGTCAATATCGCCGACAACGTGTTGATTCAGGGCGCGGGGGCCCTCGGCCTATACGGCGTCGCGTTAGCCAAGGAGATGGGCGCCTACAAGGTGATCGTCGTCGAGCAATCGGACTTCAGGATAAGGCAAGCCTTAGAATTCGGAGCAGATCACATCATAGACTTGAAAGAGTATGGAACGCCTGAGGAAAGGGTGAAGAGGGTTAAGGAGTTAACCGATGGGTTCGGACCAGACCTCATATTGGAGTGCACTGGATCCCCATCGGTTATAGCTGAAGGCTTAGAGATGGGTAGGGATCCCAGCCGATACTTGCTGATCGGAACCGCCTCGGAAGCCGGGTCAGTGTCCATAAACCCAACTCGAATCACGTTAAAGAGAATGAAGCTGTACGGTGGGAAGGCGGCGGCCGTGCGTCACGTAAACCTGCTCAAAGCGTTAAGGTTCCTGGAACGCCATGTCGACAAGTATCCCTTCGATAAGATCATCTCCAATAAGTTCAAACTTGAAGAAGTAAACAAAGCTATTAACGCGATGGAGAAACGGGAAGTAGGAAAAGCCGCCTTGATCCCATGA
- a CDS encoding aspartate aminotransferase family protein, with amino-acid sequence MKTVKILKTPPGVLAKQVIDKVKKFEMPITGVMFHAESDWPIVFAEGKGAVLVDLEGNEYIDFNGGFGSASTGYCHPKVVQRVKEQVEKLTMAGGRLLHPVRAELAERIARISPGGLEKKVLIANTGTEAVEIAIKLSHASSGKPEIIAFQGGFHGRFHGAMALSSNRTVKKGYYPWMPGVIHVPYAECFRCVFGKEYPECDLQCLKYVEHVISDPGSGASDIAAVFAEPIQGFEGFAVVPPDEFMATLRKICDENNVLLVADEVYTGFGRTGKWFACQHQNVVPDIITSGKGAASGLPFSCVIALDHVVERLNQKGVVHSATFLANPISCAAAIGTLNAIEEEKLLEHCVKAGDTLLKGLKDWFEDNGFKGEVRGRGLFLGVEFVENLKTKKPDRELPAKISKESIKRGLFVEVGGRYRNCLRITPPLVITMDQIHESLEILEEAAKTT; translated from the coding sequence ATGAAGACTGTGAAAATATTGAAGACGCCTCCTGGGGTCTTGGCCAAGCAGGTCATCGATAAGGTGAAAAAGTTTGAAATGCCGATCACGGGGGTGATGTTCCACGCTGAGTCCGATTGGCCCATTGTCTTTGCCGAGGGTAAAGGCGCGGTCCTAGTAGATTTAGAAGGAAACGAGTACATAGACTTTAACGGCGGGTTTGGAAGCGCCTCCACAGGGTATTGCCACCCAAAGGTGGTTCAGCGCGTTAAGGAGCAGGTTGAGAAGCTCACAATGGCTGGGGGGAGGCTTCTCCACCCGGTTAGGGCTGAGCTCGCCGAGAGGATCGCGCGGATTTCGCCGGGGGGGTTGGAGAAAAAGGTGTTGATCGCGAACACGGGAACTGAGGCGGTGGAGATCGCCATCAAGCTTTCCCACGCCTCTTCTGGGAAGCCTGAAATCATCGCCTTCCAAGGCGGCTTCCACGGCCGTTTCCACGGGGCCATGGCTTTATCCAGCAATCGAACGGTGAAGAAAGGATACTATCCATGGATGCCTGGTGTGATTCACGTACCATACGCCGAATGCTTTAGATGCGTGTTCGGAAAGGAATATCCAGAGTGCGACCTTCAATGCCTCAAATACGTTGAGCACGTGATCTCGGATCCAGGCTCAGGGGCCTCCGACATCGCGGCGGTGTTCGCGGAGCCCATTCAAGGCTTCGAAGGCTTCGCTGTCGTTCCCCCCGACGAGTTCATGGCTACGCTGAGAAAGATCTGCGACGAAAACAACGTGCTCCTCGTAGCCGACGAAGTATACACGGGCTTCGGCAGAACAGGGAAATGGTTCGCCTGCCAGCATCAAAACGTGGTGCCCGACATCATTACTAGCGGGAAGGGCGCCGCCAGCGGACTGCCCTTCAGCTGCGTCATCGCGCTCGACCACGTCGTCGAAAGGCTGAACCAGAAGGGCGTGGTCCACAGCGCCACATTCTTAGCCAACCCCATCAGCTGCGCCGCTGCCATCGGAACCTTAAACGCCATAGAGGAGGAAAAACTGCTGGAACACTGCGTCAAGGCAGGCGACACTTTGCTGAAGGGCTTAAAAGACTGGTTTGAGGATAATGGGTTTAAGGGTGAAGTCAGGGGAAGAGGCCTGTTCCTAGGAGTGGAGTTCGTTGAAAACCTCAAGACCAAAAAGCCTGACAGAGAGCTGCCCGCCAAAATCTCAAAGGAATCCATCAAACGAGGCCTATTCGTCGAAGTGGGTGGCCGGTACCGAAATTGTCTAAGAATCACCCCACCCCTTGTCATAACGATGGATCAAATCCATGAATCTCTAGAAATACTGGAGGAAGCGGCGAAAACCACCTAA
- a CDS encoding LLM class flavin-dependent oxidoreductase, whose translation MSEVKFGIKIPDHPLEATFRMAKLAEDLGLSSIWMVDHLVDLGVKPWGAYFTWGVLSALASETRKVTLGTAVSDPHRLHPAVLAQAVTTLDHLSGGRAILGLGAGEATNLEPYGISWDHPIARLKEAIQIMKALWTGNPITYKGRFYRLEKAYLRPKPIKSPHPPIWVAAASPNSMKITGVEADGWIPIAFAFPPKQYREKLDMIQSYAQTSGRSEGDIEPALFVHTVVDEDREKAREMIELPAKTLLLYWTPEVFEDYGFNVSEFHLLKKVYDDEAVQELLNTARALPIEPVNKSFIFGTPSDCLKRVREYVEAGVRHFIFAFTVPPEKMELNLRLYVEHVIPEVL comes from the coding sequence ATGAGCGAGGTAAAGTTTGGAATTAAAATTCCAGACCATCCCTTAGAAGCGACTTTTAGGATGGCTAAGCTGGCTGAGGATTTAGGTTTAAGCTCTATTTGGATGGTTGATCACCTGGTTGACTTAGGTGTGAAGCCCTGGGGGGCTTATTTCACTTGGGGGGTATTGAGCGCCCTTGCCTCTGAAACGCGTAAGGTGACGTTGGGAACGGCGGTAAGCGACCCCCATAGGTTGCATCCAGCGGTGTTGGCTCAGGCCGTGACGACTCTAGACCACTTAAGCGGAGGTCGCGCGATACTTGGCCTTGGAGCCGGCGAAGCCACCAACTTAGAGCCTTACGGAATCTCATGGGATCATCCAATCGCTAGATTGAAGGAAGCAATACAGATAATGAAGGCTTTATGGACGGGGAATCCAATAACCTACAAGGGGCGTTTTTATCGGCTTGAAAAAGCATATTTGAGGCCGAAGCCTATTAAGAGTCCGCATCCTCCGATTTGGGTGGCGGCCGCCTCACCCAACTCGATGAAAATAACAGGAGTTGAGGCTGACGGTTGGATTCCAATAGCGTTCGCTTTCCCTCCAAAACAATACAGGGAAAAGTTAGATATGATTCAATCTTACGCTCAAACTAGTGGGAGATCTGAGGGGGATATAGAGCCCGCGCTGTTCGTTCACACAGTCGTCGATGAGGATAGAGAGAAAGCTAGGGAGATGATCGAGCTGCCGGCTAAAACCCTCCTCCTGTACTGGACGCCTGAAGTATTTGAAGACTATGGGTTTAACGTGTCGGAATTCCACCTCCTTAAAAAGGTATACGATGACGAAGCAGTTCAGGAGCTATTAAACACGGCGAGAGCTCTGCCCATCGAGCCGGTGAATAAGAGTTTCATATTCGGGACGCCAAGCGACTGCCTTAAACGCGTAAGAGAGTACGTTGAAGCAGGGGTCCGGCATTTTATCTTCGCTTTTACAGTGCCTCCGGAAAAAATGGAGCTAAACCTGCGTTTATACGTGGAGCATGTAATCCCAGAAGTGTTGTGA
- a CDS encoding FAD-binding protein translates to MVIGGGGAAARAALAARERGSEVAVLVKGRLGGSGCTPYAASEWLAFGAALGHADPRDSPEQHYKDILEKGAYVCDPRLARILAYESPERLLDLESRGVRFDKTPDGRFVQRMSDGATYPRACAKGAETGREIMRVLSNQVKELGCDVYENTMAVDLISVRDAVYGVIALDMELREYEVFWAKAVVMATGGAGSLFKHNVFPEGMTGDGYAMAYNAGAELVNMEFIQIGPAILRPTKFDVGGVLWRLGPRLYNRLGEEYLRKYLPVGVTVEEVYALKSVSFPFSTRNNSMYIDIANFTEIVEGRGSESGCIYFDLTHVDPARVEEEAGVPFNWLRSFGVDLTKSPVEIAPAVQHFNGGVHVGEWGETNLRGLFAAGECQGGQHGADRPGGDALANCQVFGFRAGHMASKMAEKTSLRKASHRRVKNLIEKLPKPIDSQVASRVIKEIQESMWRNVTVVRTENGLQEALRTLSRLEAEAAEGQRGDGDVVKSLEIRNMIAVGKLVSTAAMTRKESRGTHYRRDYPQKGGDEWLRFVCLKRVDDQVTATLKDVETGESLNGDAPP, encoded by the coding sequence TTGGTTATAGGTGGAGGAGGTGCCGCGGCGAGGGCTGCGTTGGCCGCCCGGGAGCGGGGATCCGAGGTCGCGGTGCTAGTGAAAGGCCGACTCGGTGGAAGCGGGTGCACACCATACGCGGCATCGGAGTGGCTAGCGTTTGGGGCGGCCTTAGGCCACGCGGATCCCAGGGATAGCCCTGAGCAACATTATAAGGACATACTGGAGAAGGGCGCTTACGTGTGCGACCCTAGGCTCGCTAGGATATTGGCCTATGAATCCCCTGAAAGATTGCTCGACTTAGAAAGCAGGGGAGTTAGGTTCGATAAAACACCTGATGGCAGATTTGTACAGCGGATGTCGGATGGAGCCACCTACCCTAGAGCGTGCGCGAAGGGAGCTGAAACCGGACGGGAAATCATGAGGGTGCTTTCAAACCAAGTTAAGGAGCTGGGATGCGACGTGTATGAAAATACGATGGCCGTAGACCTAATATCTGTCCGCGATGCCGTATACGGGGTCATCGCATTAGACATGGAATTGCGTGAATACGAGGTTTTCTGGGCGAAGGCGGTGGTCATGGCCACCGGGGGGGCTGGATCCCTGTTCAAGCACAACGTCTTCCCTGAGGGGATGACGGGCGACGGCTACGCCATGGCTTACAATGCTGGAGCTGAGCTTGTGAACATGGAGTTCATTCAAATAGGCCCCGCAATCCTGCGTCCCACGAAATTCGATGTAGGAGGCGTGTTGTGGAGGCTGGGCCCCCGGTTGTACAACAGGCTTGGAGAAGAGTATCTGCGGAAATATCTTCCAGTAGGCGTTACGGTGGAGGAGGTGTACGCCCTGAAAAGCGTGAGCTTTCCCTTCTCCACTAGAAACAACTCCATGTACATTGACATCGCGAACTTCACGGAGATCGTGGAGGGTAGAGGAAGTGAAAGCGGCTGCATTTACTTCGACCTAACCCATGTGGATCCAGCTCGAGTCGAGGAGGAAGCTGGGGTTCCATTCAACTGGCTGAGGAGCTTCGGAGTCGACTTAACGAAAAGCCCTGTGGAAATCGCCCCCGCCGTCCAGCATTTCAACGGCGGCGTACACGTCGGGGAATGGGGTGAAACAAACTTGAGGGGCCTCTTCGCGGCGGGTGAATGCCAGGGTGGACAGCATGGGGCGGATCGGCCGGGTGGAGACGCCCTAGCCAACTGTCAGGTCTTTGGGTTTAGGGCCGGTCACATGGCTTCGAAAATGGCTGAAAAAACATCGCTTAGAAAGGCTTCTCATCGTAGGGTTAAGAATCTAATTGAGAAGCTGCCGAAGCCCATCGACTCCCAGGTGGCTTCCAGGGTGATTAAAGAGATCCAGGAATCCATGTGGAGAAACGTAACCGTGGTGAGGACTGAGAATGGCCTGCAGGAGGCTTTAAGAACGTTAAGCCGACTGGAGGCTGAGGCGGCGGAGGGACAGAGAGGGGATGGAGACGTCGTTAAATCCTTGGAGATTAGAAACATGATCGCGGTTGGTAAGCTGGTTTCCACCGCGGCCATGACCCGCAAGGAGAGCAGGGGCACTCATTATAGAAGGGATTACCCCCAGAAGGGGGGCGATGAGTGGTTAAGGTTCGTATGTTTAAAGCGTGTCGATGATCAGGTAACCGCGACGCTTAAGGACGTTGAAACCGGTGAATCTTTAAATGGAGACGCTCCTCCTTAA
- a CDS encoding Ni/Fe hydrogenase subunit alpha: MEEAGGKTMVIVEGRLTIDPVTRLEGHGKIDIFMDERGGVKNAYLQVPELRGFERFCVGRLIEDLPRITSNICGVCSPAHHLASVKAVDSLLGLEPTPTAAKLREMMHNGYMIADHILNFYFLSGPDFLVGVGEKPAERNILGVLKKYGEGVGRKVIEHRAYGQRIVEIVGGKAVHPVTGVPGGLSKPISEKERKEIEKMARSCVEFAEFTLQLYDEEVLKNADHRGLLVDEDFALTSYDAGLVDREGHVNLYDGDIKITAPDGSTYAKIRPEEYFDHVAEEIMEWTYVKFPYLRRVGWRGLTEAPENGVFRVGPLARLNVAKGMATSKAQREYERMVETFKRKPINNIFAYHWARLIELLYASERVLELSLDEEITDENVRNIPQESTLKEGFGVVEAARGLLLHWYKPTEDARVEAANFIPPTTCNNPAINISIRKAAGKILRGGAVDEASLNRIEVVMRAYDPCMACASHILGGGKVEVNLYSADGRLRRSVSI, translated from the coding sequence TTGGAGGAGGCGGGCGGTAAAACTATGGTTATAGTGGAGGGCAGATTGACCATTGATCCCGTGACTAGGCTTGAGGGGCATGGGAAAATCGACATCTTCATGGATGAGAGGGGCGGGGTTAAAAACGCATATCTGCAGGTTCCGGAGCTCAGGGGCTTCGAGCGATTCTGCGTAGGCAGGTTGATCGAGGACCTGCCTAGGATCACCTCCAACATCTGCGGGGTATGCTCCCCGGCTCATCACTTAGCCTCGGTGAAGGCGGTGGACAGCCTGTTGGGATTGGAGCCCACTCCAACGGCGGCGAAGCTGAGGGAGATGATGCATAACGGGTACATGATAGCCGACCACATCCTCAACTTCTATTTTCTCAGCGGACCAGACTTCCTTGTGGGAGTGGGGGAGAAGCCTGCTGAAAGGAACATTCTAGGAGTTCTGAAAAAGTATGGGGAGGGTGTTGGCCGCAAGGTGATTGAGCATAGGGCTTACGGACAGAGGATCGTGGAGATCGTTGGGGGGAAGGCCGTTCACCCAGTCACCGGAGTTCCAGGAGGGTTGTCTAAACCCATATCTGAGAAGGAGAGGAAGGAGATAGAGAAGATGGCTCGGTCATGCGTGGAGTTCGCCGAGTTTACCCTCCAACTCTACGATGAAGAGGTGTTAAAGAACGCTGACCATAGAGGTCTACTTGTAGATGAGGACTTCGCGCTCACCAGCTACGACGCGGGCCTCGTGGACCGGGAAGGCCATGTGAACCTGTATGATGGGGATATTAAGATCACGGCTCCTGACGGGTCGACGTACGCGAAGATAAGGCCGGAGGAATACTTTGATCACGTCGCGGAGGAGATAATGGAGTGGACGTACGTGAAGTTTCCTTACCTCAGACGAGTGGGTTGGCGTGGTTTGACGGAGGCTCCTGAAAACGGTGTTTTCAGAGTTGGCCCCCTTGCCAGGTTAAACGTGGCTAAAGGTATGGCCACCTCTAAGGCCCAGCGGGAATACGAGAGGATGGTTGAAACCTTTAAACGCAAGCCCATCAACAACATCTTCGCCTACCACTGGGCGAGGCTGATCGAGCTGTTATACGCTTCTGAAAGGGTTCTTGAGCTCAGCTTAGACGAGGAGATCACCGATGAGAATGTAAGGAATATTCCCCAGGAGTCGACTTTAAAGGAAGGCTTCGGGGTCGTGGAGGCTGCTAGAGGGCTTTTGTTACATTGGTATAAGCCCACTGAGGACGCGAGGGTGGAAGCCGCCAACTTCATACCACCCACCACATGCAACAACCCCGCCATTAACATATCAATCAGGAAAGCCGCGGGGAAAATCCTTCGCGGCGGCGCCGTGGATGAAGCCTCCTTGAACAGAATCGAAGTGGTCATGAGGGCATACGATCCATGCATGGCATGCGCGTCTCACATCCTTGGAGGTGGAAAGGTCGAGGTTAACCTCTACAGCGCCGATGGAAGGTTAAGGAGGAGCGTCTCCATTTAA
- a CDS encoding oxidoreductase: MSKLKVAVYWAAGCGGCDVGLLDVNEALLEVLKDIDIVFWPVAMDVKYKDLESLPNLDVAIVNGSIRNEENEHIVKLLRSKARTLVAFGSCACEGGTQGLANLGSKQDMLKTVYEETPTTGNPQAVKPSRVFKAPEGELYLPDILELNKPIESVAKVDYYVSGCPPPVKLILRLFQILTAGNAQGPKFYIGSDKSVCDECRRERVSKTVQSMNRLYRRALDPEKCFLEQGLLCMGPATRGGCGAKCVEANVPCGGCGGRLNVSDQGARMIGALGSILTTDEPISIGALEALKDPVGALYKYCFSSSLIGRGVRVGGGGR; encoded by the coding sequence TTGAGTAAGCTGAAGGTGGCGGTTTACTGGGCCGCTGGATGCGGGGGATGCGACGTAGGCCTATTGGATGTAAACGAAGCCTTGCTAGAGGTTTTAAAGGACATAGACATCGTCTTTTGGCCTGTCGCCATGGATGTAAAATACAAGGATCTGGAAAGCCTACCAAACTTGGATGTGGCCATCGTTAACGGGTCTATAAGAAATGAAGAAAACGAGCACATCGTCAAACTTTTGAGGTCGAAGGCCAGAACACTGGTGGCCTTCGGCTCATGCGCCTGTGAGGGTGGCACCCAAGGCTTAGCAAACCTAGGCTCAAAACAGGACATGCTTAAAACAGTATACGAAGAGACGCCTACTACTGGAAACCCTCAAGCCGTCAAGCCGAGCAGAGTGTTTAAGGCCCCTGAGGGTGAGCTATACCTGCCGGACATCTTGGAGCTGAACAAACCCATCGAGAGCGTGGCTAAAGTCGACTACTATGTTTCAGGGTGTCCTCCACCTGTTAAGTTGATACTGAGGCTGTTTCAAATACTCACAGCTGGAAACGCGCAGGGGCCCAAGTTCTACATAGGATCCGACAAAAGTGTATGCGACGAGTGTCGAAGGGAGAGAGTCAGCAAAACCGTCCAGTCCATGAATCGACTATACCGGAGGGCCTTGGACCCGGAGAAATGCTTCTTAGAGCAGGGCTTACTGTGCATGGGGCCCGCTACACGAGGGGGCTGTGGAGCCAAATGCGTTGAGGCGAACGTGCCCTGCGGGGGCTGCGGCGGGAGGCTTAACGTTTCAGATCAAGGAGCCAGGATGATCGGCGCCTTAGGATCCATCCTAACCACAGATGAACCTATAAGCATAGGCGCATTAGAGGCCCTAAAGGACCCGGTGGGGGCTCTGTACAAATACTGTTTTTCATCCTCACTGATCGGTAGAGGTGTGAGGGTTGGAGGAGGCGGGCGGTAA
- a CDS encoding hydrogenase iron-sulfur subunit encodes MSEFEPNIVCFACNWCTYAGADMAGTSKFQYPPNLKIVRVMCTGRVNPEFVLEALKKGADGVFIGGCHPPSDCHYVNGNLKARNRVQILKLLLTQLGVEPERLRLEWISASEGEEFSRKVREFVEELKRLGPNPLKESSTELSELE; translated from the coding sequence ATGTCCGAATTCGAACCTAACATAGTTTGTTTCGCCTGCAATTGGTGCACATACGCAGGCGCGGACATGGCTGGTACAAGCAAGTTTCAGTACCCTCCGAACCTGAAAATCGTCAGAGTTATGTGCACTGGTCGAGTAAACCCTGAATTCGTCTTGGAGGCCCTCAAAAAAGGCGCCGACGGCGTATTCATAGGTGGCTGCCACCCCCCTAGCGACTGCCACTATGTCAACGGGAATCTGAAGGCTCGGAACAGAGTTCAAATCCTAAAGCTTCTCCTAACACAGCTCGGCGTCGAGCCGGAAAGGCTTAGATTGGAGTGGATATCCGCCTCTGAAGGAGAGGAGTTCTCGAGGAAGGTAAGGGAGTTCGTTGAGGAATTGAAGAGGCTTGGCCCAAACCCCTTGAAGGAATCCTCTACGGAGTTGAGTGAGCTTGAGTAA